The bacterium genome has a window encoding:
- the coaD gene encoding pantetheine-phosphate adenylyltransferase: MAIKHALCPGSFDPPTFGHLNIIERGLEIFDKITVLVAINKKKKAFFEPGERVDMLKEIFRGKKRVVVDAYEGLLVDYCHKKKIHTILRGIRTVADYEYELQMSLANRMLHPDIETMFMMTEGRFAHVSSSIIKEVLAFGGSGKQMIHPHVEKRMKEKLNEARKSRTKN; encoded by the coding sequence ATGGCTATAAAACACGCTCTCTGCCCCGGCTCTTTCGATCCTCCTACATTTGGGCATTTAAATATTATTGAGCGTGGTTTGGAGATTTTTGACAAAATCACGGTTCTGGTAGCCATTAATAAAAAGAAAAAAGCATTTTTTGAACCGGGTGAACGGGTAGACATGCTGAAAGAGATTTTTAGAGGTAAAAAGAGGGTGGTAGTCGATGCGTATGAAGGTCTGTTGGTAGATTATTGCCATAAAAAGAAAATTCATACCATCTTAAGAGGTATACGAACGGTTGCTGATTATGAATACGAACTTCAGATGTCGCTTGCAAACCGCATGCTGCATCCCGATATCGAAACCATGTTCATGATGACCGAAGGACGCTTTGCCCATGTAAGCTCCTCCATTATTAAAGAAGTATTGGCTTTTGGAGGCTCTGGCAAACAGATGATTCACCCCCACGTTGAAAAACGTATGAAGGAAAAATTAAATGAAGCTCGCAAATCGCGTACAAAAAATTAA
- the rsmD gene encoding 16S rRNA (guanine(966)-N(2))-methyltransferase RsmD, translating into MRIIAGLARGHALLAPKSNKIRPAADKVKGAIFNILGDIEGCIVADFFAGTGSVGLEALSRGAAKAYFIDDLPEALKLIESNIKKCRFEGKAHIIKGTIPRILEKIKAREARFDVVFVDPPYDKNLLNPALDGLVENKLVDAQTLIVIEHSPREHIICPDIEVTDERKYGQTRISFAKLKE; encoded by the coding sequence ATGAGAATTATTGCGGGCCTTGCGAGAGGCCATGCCCTTTTAGCGCCAAAATCAAACAAAATACGACCCGCAGCCGACAAGGTAAAAGGCGCTATTTTTAATATTTTGGGTGATATTGAGGGATGCATTGTGGCCGATTTTTTTGCCGGTACCGGTAGCGTGGGGCTAGAAGCCCTAAGCCGTGGTGCCGCCAAAGCCTATTTCATTGATGATTTACCGGAAGCCCTCAAATTAATTGAGAGCAATATCAAAAAATGCCGTTTTGAAGGCAAAGCCCACATCATTAAAGGCACCATCCCCCGTATTTTGGAAAAAATAAAGGCCAGAGAAGCAAGGTTTGATGTGGTTTTTGTAGATCCACCTTACGATAAAAATCTTTTAAACCCGGCACTGGATGGTTTAGTGGAGAATAAACTCGTTGACGCTCAAACACTCATCGTTATAGAACACTCCCCGCGCGAACACATTATTTGCCCTGATATAGAAGTAACCGACGAACGAAAATACGGGCAAACACGCATTAGTTTTGCAAAACTAAAAGAATAG
- a CDS encoding Xaa-Pro peptidase family protein, with protein MTKPAILMIAASEADSNLYYSTHFLVPDPIIYFEIAGKKYLVLSDLEIDRAKLEATVHHILSLTDIGKQLGKTSSPYPVYARVVDFIFKKKKVKKIVVPSNFPSIYFEALKKMGYSLSIKPDPFYENRLIKSTVEKNYIRQAAIQVENTLWEAVELLQKANIKKNRIYLGKELITSEFMQSFINTKLMSRNCVAHHTIVASGAQGSLPHHHGHGPLLPHTPIIFDIFPRHAKTQYWADMTRTMVKGRPTDTVKKMYSAVLEANKRAAEKLRDGVNAIVVHQAAKDTLEKHGFKTGKNKNGRMEGFIHGTGHGLGLDIHEPPSVSIRDIILKKGFVVTIEPGLYYERHGGIRLEDDHYVTASGSEVLTKFPKFFEIDKQ; from the coding sequence ATGACTAAACCTGCTATTCTGATGATTGCTGCCTCCGAGGCCGATTCTAATCTTTATTATTCAACACATTTTTTAGTTCCCGACCCTATCATTTATTTTGAAATAGCCGGAAAAAAATATTTGGTTCTTTCCGATTTAGAAATTGATCGGGCCAAACTGGAAGCTACCGTCCATCATATTTTATCACTCACCGACATTGGTAAACAATTAGGCAAAACATCTTCTCCTTATCCCGTTTATGCCCGAGTTGTTGATTTTATTTTTAAAAAGAAAAAAGTTAAAAAGATCGTCGTTCCTTCCAATTTTCCCTCCATCTATTTTGAGGCTCTCAAAAAAATGGGATACAGTTTGAGTATAAAACCCGATCCTTTTTACGAAAATCGTTTAATAAAAAGTACAGTAGAAAAAAATTATATTCGACAAGCAGCCATACAGGTAGAAAATACCCTGTGGGAAGCTGTAGAACTTTTACAAAAAGCAAATATCAAAAAAAATCGCATCTATTTGGGAAAGGAACTTATTACCTCTGAATTCATGCAAAGTTTTATCAATACCAAACTCATGAGCCGTAATTGTGTAGCTCATCACACCATTGTAGCTTCTGGTGCTCAAGGAAGCTTACCACATCATCACGGCCATGGTCCGCTATTGCCCCACACTCCTATTATTTTTGATATTTTTCCGCGTCATGCCAAAACTCAGTATTGGGCTGATATGACGCGTACCATGGTAAAAGGCAGGCCTACAGATACGGTAAAAAAAATGTATTCGGCCGTGCTTGAAGCCAATAAACGTGCAGCAGAAAAGCTACGTGATGGTGTAAACGCTATAGTAGTTCATCAAGCCGCTAAAGATACGCTTGAAAAGCATGGATTTAAAACCGGCAAAAATAAAAATGGCCGGATGGAAGGCTTTATTCATGGCACAGGCCATGGGCTGGGGCTTGATATTCATGAGCCTCCCTCTGTTTCTATCCGCGACATTATTCTTAAAAAAGGTTTTGTGGTAACAATTGAACCTGGGCTTTATTACGAAAGACATGGCGGCATTCGTTTGGAAGATGACCACTATGTTACAGCCAGTGGCTCGGAAGTGCTAACCAAATTCCCAAAATTTTTTGAAATTGATAAGCAATAA
- a CDS encoding tagatose 1,6-diphosphate aldolase — MAVSENKLSHLKKLSSKKGIIAAAAMDQRGSLKKSIAAAKGVDPSAITPEMMSEFKVAVTKILTPHASAILLDPEFGLEAARARSSNAGLLLAYESTGYDQSTPGRVPVLVPTWTVSKSIAQGANAIKILLYYSPFEDAKINEIKHAWVERIGAECAHHDIPYFLEFVGYPTGSESEKSLEFAKKKPEIVRKSMEEFSKPRYNVDVLKVEIPINMQFVKGAKACKGEVAYDMAEAKDIFQKTAVATNKPFIYLSAGVSDDEFRESLILAADSGVAYNGVLCGRATWKDGMPIYAKSGIKALEDWLSDRGVQNIKALNEVLEAGAKPWKL, encoded by the coding sequence ATGGCCGTTTCCGAAAACAAATTATCTCATCTCAAAAAATTATCCAGCAAAAAGGGTATTATTGCTGCAGCCGCTATGGATCAGCGCGGTTCTCTTAAAAAATCAATTGCCGCTGCTAAGGGCGTTGATCCTAGTGCTATTACCCCGGAAATGATGTCGGAGTTTAAAGTGGCCGTTACCAAAATTTTAACCCCCCATGCCTCAGCTATTTTACTCGATCCCGAATTTGGCTTAGAAGCCGCCCGAGCCCGCTCCTCCAATGCTGGTCTTTTATTAGCGTATGAGTCTACAGGATATGATCAAAGCACTCCCGGCCGCGTTCCCGTGCTAGTTCCCACCTGGACAGTATCTAAAAGTATAGCTCAGGGTGCTAACGCAATTAAAATTTTACTCTATTATTCTCCTTTTGAAGACGCCAAGATAAACGAAATTAAACACGCCTGGGTAGAACGCATTGGCGCCGAATGTGCCCACCACGATATCCCCTACTTTTTAGAATTTGTAGGTTACCCTACCGGTAGCGAATCGGAAAAAAGTTTGGAATTTGCCAAAAAGAAACCCGAAATTGTACGCAAAAGTATGGAAGAGTTTTCCAAACCCCGTTACAACGTGGATGTTTTAAAGGTAGAAATTCCCATCAACATGCAATTTGTAAAGGGGGCCAAAGCTTGCAAAGGCGAAGTTGCCTACGACATGGCAGAAGCCAAAGATATTTTTCAAAAAACAGCTGTAGCTACCAATAAACCGTTTATTTACCTCTCGGCTGGTGTATCGGACGATGAATTTCGCGAAAGCCTTATTTTAGCGGCTGATTCGGGTGTAGCCTATAACGGCGTATTGTGCGGCCGTGCCACTTGGAAGGACGGCATGCCCATTTATGCTAAATCAGGTATTAAAGCACTGGAAGACTGGTTATCCGACCGCGGCGTACAAAACATCAAGGCTTTAAATGAAGTTTTGGAAGCCGGTGCAAAACCTTGGAAGTTATAA
- the clpS gene encoding ATP-dependent Clp protease adapter ClpS produces the protein MPNKHESQTEGEAQVATKERVKVPKMYQVILLNDDFTPMDFVVWILESVFHKTKDEAIRVMLEVHQKGKGICGVYTHDMARTKMMHVNHLAKKSEHPLQCIMEPAP, from the coding sequence ATGCCGAATAAACATGAAAGCCAAACCGAAGGGGAAGCCCAGGTTGCTACAAAAGAGCGTGTTAAAGTCCCCAAAATGTACCAGGTGATTTTGCTCAATGACGATTTTACGCCTATGGATTTTGTAGTGTGGATTTTAGAGTCGGTTTTTCACAAAACTAAGGATGAGGCTATTCGTGTTATGCTGGAAGTACATCAAAAAGGAAAAGGTATTTGCGGGGTGTATACGCACGATATGGCACGTACTAAAATGATGCACGTGAATCATTTGGCTAAAAAAAGCGAACACCCACTACAGTGCATTATGGAACCTGCACCCTAG